The Bdellovibrio sp. ZAP7 DNA segment TCGATCTCAAGACTTAGCTCTTCGGTAAGGGCTTCCACTAAAGGTTCTTTCTCGTCGAATTTTAGCACTTCACCTTCTCGGTAAATAGCATCGCTGGAGCATTTGTAGGTCACCCAGCCGATGCCGCTTGCGACTTTCACAGTAACCTCGTCGACTCTTTGTTTGAAAGAATCGGGACGCCACAACTCACCTTTATGAAGCTTAACCATATAAACCATATGCCTTATTTTACCTAATTGTGTTAACCTATTACAGGGTAAACACCTGAACCCCATAAGAAACGAATGGCATTAAGTTTTAAGCGGGAGAGACCATGCTACTGGATGAAACAGACAGAAAAATATTAAGCTTGCTGAAAGAAGACTCACGTATGCAGTTCGCGGAGATCGGCAAAAAGGTCAATCTTTCGGCTCCCGCAGTTCACGCGCGTGTGAAGAAAATGGAAGCCGGGAAAGTAATTCAGGGGTACTCGGTTGCGATTGATCCAGTGGCGGTGAATTCTGGATTGTGTGCGTTTGTGCGCATCGCGATTAATAAGGGCACGTCTTCAGGTTTAGCGAAGGATCTTAAAAAGTTTAAGCAGATCGAAGAATGCCATGGCGTTGCCGGCGAAGACTGCGTGATGGTAAAGCTTCGTGTCGGTACGACTTTGGAATTATCGAAATTGATAGATCAGATTCGCGGAATCGACAATGTCGAAAGAACTTTGACTGTCGTAGTGTTGGAAACCCACTTCGAACGCGGCCTACAACCCTCTTAAATTTCAATCATGCAATTTCCACTGCCGCAGCGGAAGTGGAAATTGCAGCTTTGAAACTATTTAGGAAAATGTTTGTAGTAAAGGTCCCATGAATCAATCATGGAGTTGTCGTCGAAGACGCAGAAGTCGTATTGGTCACTATTTTGCGCTTTTAGAATTCTGTTCTTAGCACCGACATCCCAGCAGTAAAGAGCCGCGGGATTTCCTGCAAGCGGAGTTGGATTCTTAGTCGGAGTTTTTGGTTTGGCGTTGAACGTCGTCCAAGCTTTGCAGTTTGGCTTGCCACCTTTGAAGCAAACTTCGTTCAGGTTCGCTTTTTGGTAAGTTTTAATTTTTACATCGTTGTACTTATCGTTATTGAAGTACTTTAATGTTTGGTCTGCGTGCGCAACTGAACCGATGACAACAAAGACAAGTAATAAACCTGATAACTTATTCATTATTTTTCCTCTTCCAACCAAACTAACTTATTCTCTTCATAAAATGAATTATCGATGACAGAGCGAGCATCAACCCACCCGTCGTTATTTTCATTTTGCCATTGCTTACCATAGCTATTTTGAATCTTCACAGAATAGTAGCACTTCTCTTTTGTTTTACCTGTTGGACAGAATTTCCTGTACCCAGTAATTACTGCACCATGATTCTCGTTGTAAGGATAGACGCTACCACTCACGCTTTTAAATTGTCGTTCACATTGTTTTGAGGGATTTTTTGCAGAACAGAACATTACAACTGTAGGAATATTTTTATCTAAGTTTTTAACAACTTGATCCATCATTAATTCAAATCCATCACTTTTAGACAAATTTTTTGGCGGATACGAAGACACTTTCATTGGCAGCTTCAACTCTACTGATTGCGATGAATCACTACATTTTTTAGGATACATCAACTCATTCAAAGCCTTTGCAAAAGAATCCTTCCCAAAGGATTGAAGAACTTTGGCATTGTCTTTATCTGAGTCCACGTTAAACGTTCCTGATACCTTCTCAGCTTCACCGGCCGCATAAGCGTCT contains these protein-coding regions:
- a CDS encoding Lrp/AsnC family transcriptional regulator → MLLDETDRKILSLLKEDSRMQFAEIGKKVNLSAPAVHARVKKMEAGKVIQGYSVAIDPVAVNSGLCAFVRIAINKGTSSGLAKDLKKFKQIEECHGVAGEDCVMVKLRVGTTLELSKLIDQIRGIDNVERTLTVVVLETHFERGLQPS
- a CDS encoding DUF333 domain-containing protein is translated as MNKLSGLLLVFVVIGSVAHADQTLKYFNNDKYNDVKIKTYQKANLNEVCFKGGKPNCKAWTTFNAKPKTPTKNPTPLAGNPAALYCWDVGAKNRILKAQNSDQYDFCVFDDNSMIDSWDLYYKHFPK